A stretch of the Sphingobacterium thalpophilum genome encodes the following:
- a CDS encoding lysylphosphatidylglycerol synthase transmembrane domain-containing protein: protein MNKKKGLKIAKNILKVVVTIGALYWVFSKVSLKDLQEAVINSNPIYLLLALLSYSLSILISSSRLLTFLRAIGLDVSEKYNLKLYQLGLFYNLILPGGVGGDGYKIFFLRKRFSIKGRKLFTALFLDRLSGLWALCLIIAALVTYMPQLGIPNYLTILLFILGSGIYYVVVTKFFKEYKTTFLKAHLKAIGVQSMQVIAAILILYALGFNGKFSPYLFLFLASSLVSIIPFSVGGLGMRELVIMWGAGIFHVDSHNAVLITLLFYIISAIVAVSGIYFIFHPKAIGEDKLPSVEEVEQSQKLEE, encoded by the coding sequence ATGAACAAAAAAAAAGGGTTAAAAATAGCAAAAAACATACTAAAGGTTGTCGTTACCATTGGAGCCTTATACTGGGTATTCAGCAAAGTCTCACTCAAAGATCTACAGGAAGCTGTCATTAATTCCAACCCTATTTATTTATTGCTGGCCTTGCTTTCCTATAGTCTTTCAATCCTGATCTCCTCCTCCCGGCTGCTCACCTTCTTGAGAGCAATTGGTCTGGATGTGTCTGAAAAGTATAATCTGAAACTGTACCAACTGGGACTGTTCTATAACCTGATTCTACCTGGGGGCGTTGGCGGTGATGGCTATAAAATTTTCTTCCTCAGGAAACGATTCAGTATTAAAGGCAGAAAATTGTTTACTGCATTATTCCTAGATCGCCTCAGCGGATTATGGGCCTTGTGCCTTATTATCGCTGCCCTGGTCACTTATATGCCACAGCTAGGCATTCCGAACTATCTGACCATCCTTTTATTTATATTAGGCAGCGGCATCTATTATGTGGTCGTCACAAAGTTCTTTAAAGAATATAAAACTACTTTTCTGAAAGCCCATTTAAAAGCGATAGGCGTACAGTCCATGCAAGTTATTGCAGCTATCCTCATTCTTTACGCCTTAGGATTCAACGGTAAATTCTCTCCTTACTTATTTTTATTTCTGGCCTCTTCCCTGGTTTCCATCATTCCTTTTTCTGTGGGCGGATTGGGCATGCGCGAGTTAGTCATTATGTGGGGAGCGGGCATATTTCATGTGGATTCGCACAACGCAGTATTAATCACTTTATTGTTTTATATTATTTCGGCTATTGTGGCTGTATCGGGAATTTATTTTATTTTTCATCCGAAAGCAATTGGCGAAGATAAATTGCCTTCCGTAGAAGAAGTTGAACAAAGTCAAAAACTAGAAGAATAG
- a CDS encoding SDR family NAD(P)-dependent oxidoreductase, which produces MANIIITGASSGVGFEAVLDLTSKKDNKVIALARSADRLRKLHEISSQLNYDGGELYPAQFDIVYDDYATLVPFIQSKFDSVDILINNAGALINKSFMETDTQDFAEMLQTNVIGHVNMIKHVVPMMHEGSHIVNIGSMGGFQGSMKFAGLSAYSASKGALAVLTECLAEEFKDKGIKVNCLALGSAQTEMFEAAFPDLQAGTLAYEMGRYIADFAQTGHHYFNGKVLPVANTTP; this is translated from the coding sequence ATGGCAAATATTATTATTACCGGAGCAAGCAGCGGTGTAGGGTTTGAAGCCGTATTAGATTTGACCTCAAAAAAAGACAACAAGGTCATCGCCCTGGCCAGATCAGCCGACAGGCTGCGGAAACTGCATGAAATATCCAGCCAGCTCAACTATGATGGCGGCGAACTTTATCCCGCTCAATTCGATATTGTCTATGACGATTATGCTACACTTGTACCTTTCATCCAATCGAAGTTTGATAGTGTGGACATTTTGATCAATAACGCGGGTGCTTTGATTAACAAGTCTTTCATGGAAACCGACACTCAAGATTTCGCTGAAATGCTACAGACCAACGTGATCGGGCACGTCAACATGATAAAGCATGTCGTCCCAATGATGCATGAAGGCTCACATATTGTAAACATCGGCAGTATGGGCGGATTCCAGGGATCAATGAAATTTGCTGGACTTTCAGCTTATTCGGCCAGTAAAGGCGCACTCGCAGTATTGACAGAATGCCTGGCCGAAGAGTTTAAAGATAAAGGTATTAAAGTCAACTGTCTGGCTTTGGGATCTGCACAAACGGAGATGTTCGAAGCGGCCTTCCCAGATTTGCAAGCCGGTACTCTCGCCTATGAAATGGGGAGATATATTGCTGATTTTGCACAAACAGGTCACCATTATTTCAATGGCAAAGTATTGCCGGTTGCAAATACCACTCCTTAA
- a CDS encoding lipocalin family protein produces MGECEADVTQFCFRFLSQKEWIGGKRQEDDKQPHKSFRDYLACGMIFGCDLHDLWTYLLQKYNLKLKFIDMNRLVLSLATIFATVTLFSCGAQKQGTSSGNVSNTSVSSGPSASEWKSAVKGTWTLNSIDRENLPSTFTIKSVFEEAPAECFVGSTWNFIGNGKGSITFNAQGTLCAPGASREIFWSIYNPGKGLGEPQFQFKKIYAGDKAKNVTTGYRMDLSYSDGNKLVMKMPLTVANGEAYLVFNFSRVN; encoded by the coding sequence GTGGGTGAATGCGAGGCTGATGTGACCCAGTTTTGCTTTCGATTCCTGTCCCAGAAAGAGTGGATAGGCGGCAAACGCCAGGAGGATGATAAACAACCTCATAAGAGTTTTCGCGATTATCTTGCTTGTGGTATGATTTTTGGCTGTGATCTTCATGATTTGTGGACTTATTTACTCCAAAAATACAATTTGAAATTAAAATTTATAGATATGAATCGATTAGTTTTATCATTAGCAACTATTTTTGCTACGGTGACCTTATTCTCTTGTGGTGCACAAAAGCAAGGTACATCATCTGGAAATGTTTCCAATACCAGTGTGTCTTCGGGACCAAGTGCTTCGGAATGGAAGTCCGCCGTTAAAGGAACTTGGACACTGAATTCAATCGATAGAGAAAACTTACCATCTACCTTTACTATTAAAAGTGTATTTGAGGAGGCTCCTGCAGAATGTTTTGTAGGGAGCACATGGAATTTCATAGGTAATGGAAAAGGGTCGATTACGTTCAACGCCCAAGGAACATTATGTGCACCCGGTGCTTCCCGTGAGATCTTTTGGTCAATTTATAATCCGGGCAAAGGCCTGGGTGAGCCACAGTTTCAGTTTAAAAAAATCTACGCAGGTGATAAAGCTAAAAATGTGACTACTGGTTATCGTATGGATCTCTCATATTCTGACGGTAACAAATTAGTCATGAAAATGCCCCTGACAGTTGCAAACGGAGAAGCGTATTTGGTGTTTAATTTCTCCCGAGTAAACTAA